A portion of the Drosophila sechellia strain sech25 chromosome 2R, ASM438219v1, whole genome shotgun sequence genome contains these proteins:
- the LOC6608471 gene encoding uncharacterized protein LOC6608471 isoform X13, with amino-acid sequence MDPDNDIYAFYDIRGYKGKCRPGRPNSERILQPRMSLLGKPLNYNRGTRRDVRYRRLQSRLYNFLERPRGLHAIFYHVMVFLMVFTCLALSVFSTIKEYEEDAVYILFRMEILVVIWFTMEFGARLWSSGCRSRYQGCLGRLKFVKRPFCIIDIVTILASIVVLGMGTSGQVFATSALRGLRFFQILRMVRMDRRGGTWKLLGSVVYAHRQELITTMYIGFLGLIFASFLVYMWEKDVNDKFSNFAQALWWGVITLCTVGYGDMVPITWQGKLIASCCALLGISFFALPAGILGSGFALKVQQQQRQKHMIRRRQPAATLIQAVWRCYAADEHSVSVATWNIHRVALPSPPASRASSSFKHNTSFVARLPTIRRHKSQTIQTPGGGDGGGVSKPPGSSRASTRYTRTIRDINASVENLEVVQNGKSMNPSFSEDSVAETTCLKNIKNSDASQPATLANCKLSSSAGSLAQFPDRDRDRREHGEGEGDQAEEQAKAGGSRRNLTIPVVLYGFLHGNFLGSTLSLRNPRVAPANDRDLEAGRDEDEIHKDTCQRSNTLPLPVKPDSPSGSPGSGRTGRFFAAASHFLETGFSTPNPTIDVANEEDEPRCTQLTNRHKTAIRFIRKLKYFVARRKFKEALKPYDVKDVMEQYAAGHVDLLGRVKMLHLRLDQILGKQGSKAKDVYASKISLASRVVKVERQVADIEEKLDILIKAYMEDRDRFLALPLPAKPKIHSISPSHKPLHHAHNLAMIDVWKRTAALSVHPEQVTTTPLLNPSAPDSSELRSLTATQTPTTTTDAIATQTPMPPHMQHTATNTKSSVLNSYQLGSEKQQHNDVFMTELENRTKKRVTLSLHRSTSEPYSKQEQRITIPDEGADSLDSSAKPTPPDSSIILIDEYEDFEEEDLNCEGEMDHFPTWEIDSDIGVEVDVDADADGDCDESTEDTALLQCATRTAIVITPISPVSSAHNLQQLNDQTTTLNKSNLLPPDSG; translated from the exons ATGGATCCGGACAACGATATTTATGCCTTCTACGACATAAGGGGGTACAAGGG GAAATGTAGACCGGGCAGGCCGAACTCGGAACGAATCCTGCAACCGCGAATGTCACTCCTAGGAAAGCCGCTGAACTACAACCGCGGCACCCGCCGCGATGTTCGCTACCGGCGCCTCCAGAGTCGCCTCTACAACTTCCTGGAGCGGCCGCGCGGCCTGCACGCCATCTTCTACCATGTGATGGT ATTCCTGATGGTGTTCACCTGCCTGGCGCTCAGTGTGTTTTCCACCATCAAGGAGTACGAAGAGGACGCCGTCTACATTCTGTTCCGCATGGAGATCCTGGTCGTTATCTGGTTCACAATGGAGTTCGGAGCTCGACTCTGGTCATCGGGCTGCCGATCGCGATACCAGGGATGCCTGGGTCGACTGAAGTTCGTGAAGCGACCATTCTGTATTATAg ATATTGTCACCATTTTAGCCTCAATTGTAGTATTAGGAATGGGCACCTCGGGCCAGGTGTTCGCCACGAGTGCTTTACGTGGCCTCCGGTTCTTTCAGATCCTTCGGATGGTGCGCATGGATCGGCGGGGCGGCACCTGGAAGCTGCTCGGTTCGGTTGTATACGCACATAGACAG GAGCTGATCACAACCATGTACATAGGGTTCTTAGGTCTAATCTTTGCATCATTCCTGGTCTATATGTGGGAGAAGGACGTCAATGATAAGTTTAGCAATTTCGCCCAAGCCCTCTGGTGGGGTGTG ATCACACTCTGCACGGTGGGCTATGGTGACATGGTGCCGATCACCTGGCAGGGCAAGCTAATTGCCTCCTGCTGTGCCCTTCTGGGAATATCGTTCTTCGCATTGCCAGCG GGCATCCTCGGCAGCGGATTTGCTCTGaaggtgcagcagcagcagcggcagaagCACATGATTCGGCGTCGCCAGCCGGCGGCCACTCTCATCCAGGCCGTGTGGAGATGCTATGCGGCCGACGAGCATTCCGTATCGGTGGCTACGTGGAACATCCACCGGGTGGCTCTGCCCAGTCCGCCAGCTTC ACGGGCGTCATCCAGCTTCAAGCACAACACGTCCTTCGTGGCCCGGCTGCCCACCATCCGGAGGCACAAGAGCCAGACGATACAGACGCCGGGCGGAGGCGACGGCGGCGGAGTGTCCAAGCCGCCGGGCTCGTCAAGGGCCTCCACGAGGTACACCCGCACCATCCGGGACATCAATGCGTCCGTGGAGAATCTGG AGGTAGTACAAAACGGCAAATCCATGAATCCAAGTTTCAGCGAAGATTCAGTTGCTGAAACCACttgcttaaaaaatattaaaaattcagACG CCAGCCAGCCCGCGACGCTGGCCAACTGCAAGCTCAGCTCGAGCGCCGGTTCCCTGGCCCAGTTTCccgatcgggatcgggatcgacGAGAGCATGGCGAAGGGGAAGGGGATCAGGCTGAGGAGCAGGCCAAGGCCGGTGGCTCCCGGAGAAATCTCACCATTCCGGTGGTGCTCTACGGTTTTCTGCACGGCAACTTCTTGGGCTCGACGCTTTCGCTGCGCAATCCACGTGTGGCTCCCGCCAACGATCGGGATCTTGAAGCTGGCCGGGATGAGGATGAGATCCACAAAGACACTTGCCAGCGGAGCAACACCTTGCCGCTGCCCGTCAAGCCAGACAGTCCCAGTGGTAGCCCGGGTAGTGGTCGTACGGGTCGGTTTTTTGCGGCCGCATCGCATTTTCTGGAGACCGGATTCAGCACACCAAATCCAACCATCGACGTGGCAA ATGAGGAGGACGAGCCGCGCTGCACGCAGCTAACCAACCGGCACAAGACCGCCATCAGGTTCATACGCAAG CTCAAGTACTTTGTGGCACGGCGGAAATTCAAGGAGGCCTTGAAACCCTACGACGTCAAGGACGTCATGGAGCAGTACGCAGCCG gtcaCGTGGACTTGTTGGGTCGCGTTAAAATGCTACACTTGCG CTTGGATCAAATCCTGGGCAAACAAGGGTCCAAGGCCAAGGATGTATATGCATCCAAAATAAGCCTAGCCTCCCGCGTGGTTAAAGTCGAGCGGCAG GTCGCTGATATCGAAGAGAAGCTAGACATTCTGATCAAGGCTTACATGGAGGATCGTGATAGATTCCTGGCTCTTCCGCTGCCAGCCAAGCCCAAAATACATTCCATTAGTCCTAGCCACAAGCCCCTGCACCACGCCCACAACCTGGCGATGATCGACGTGTGGAAACGGACCGCGGCGCTCAGTGTGCATCCGGAGCAGGTGACCACCACACCCTTGTTGAATCCCTCGGCGCCGGACAGCTCCGAGCTGCGATCCCTGACAGCCACTCAAACGCCTACCACCACAACCGATGCGATCGCCACACAAACCCCCATGCCGCCGCATATGCAGCATACAGCGACCAATACAAAG TCTTCCGTGCTTAACTCATATCAGTTGGGGTCTgagaagcagcagcacaaTGATGTTTTTATGACTGAATTAGAGAATAGAACCAAAAAACGTGTTACGTTAAG CCTTCATAGATCAACATCGGAGCCGTATAGCAAGCAGGAGCAACGGATCACTATACCCGATGAGGGAGCTGATTCCCTGGACAGCAGTGCAAAGCCTACGCCGCCAGATAGTTCAA TTATATTAATCGACGAGTACGAGGACTTCGAAGAGGAGGATCTTAACTGTGAGGGTGAAATGGATCATTTCCCCACCTGGGAGATCGACAGTGATATTGGCGTAGAAGTCGATGTGGACGCGGATGCCGATGGCGACTGTGATGAGTCCACCGAGGACACGGCACTGCTGCAGTGTGCCACGCGCACCGCCATTGTTATAACACCAATTAGCCCA GTAAGCTCCGCACACAATCTTCAGCAATTAAATGACCAAACTACAACGCttaataaatcaaatttgcTTCCGCCAGACTCTGGCTAg
- the LOC6608471 gene encoding potassium voltage-gated channel subfamily KQT member 1 isoform X8 codes for MDPDNDIYAFYDIRGYKGKCRPGRPNSERILQPRMSLLGKPLNYNRGTRRDVRYRRLQSRLYNFLERPRGLHAIFYHVMVFLMVFTCLALSVFSTIKEYEEDAVYILFRMEILVVIWFTMEFGARLWSSGCRSRYQGCLGRLKFVKRPFCIIDIVTILASIVVLGMGTSGQVFATSALRGLRFFQILRMVRMDRRGGTWKLLGSVVYAHRQELITTMYIGFLGLIFASFLVYMWEKDVNDKFSNFAQALWWGVITLCTVGYGDMVPITWQGKLIASCCALLGISFFALPAGILGSGFALKVQQQQRQKHMIRRRQPAATLIQAVWRCYAADEHSVSVATWNIHRVALPSPPASRASSSFKHNTSFVARLPTIRRHKSQTIQTPGGGDGGGVSKPPGSSRASTRYTRTIRDINASVENLASNQNLTHKPISLIHKLPADEEDEPRCTQLTNRHKTAIRFIRKLKYFVARRKFKEALKPYDVKDVMEQYAAGHVDLLGRVKMLHLRLDQILGKQGSKAKDVYASKISLASRVVKVERQVADIEEKLDILIKAYMEDRDRFLALPLPAKPKIHSISPSHKPLHHAHNLAMIDVWKRTAALSVHPEQVTTTPLLNPSAPDSSELRSLTATQTPTTTTDAIATQTPMPPHMQHTATNTKSSVLNSYQLGSEKQQHNDVFMTELENRTKKRVTLSLHRSTSEPYSKQEQRITIPDEGADSLDSSAKPTPPDSSIILIDEYEDFEEEDLNCEGEMDHFPTWEIDSDIGVEVDVDADADGDCDESTEDTALLQCATRTAIVITPISPVSSAHNLQQLNDQTTTLNKSNLLPPDSG; via the exons ATGGATCCGGACAACGATATTTATGCCTTCTACGACATAAGGGGGTACAAGGG GAAATGTAGACCGGGCAGGCCGAACTCGGAACGAATCCTGCAACCGCGAATGTCACTCCTAGGAAAGCCGCTGAACTACAACCGCGGCACCCGCCGCGATGTTCGCTACCGGCGCCTCCAGAGTCGCCTCTACAACTTCCTGGAGCGGCCGCGCGGCCTGCACGCCATCTTCTACCATGTGATGGT ATTCCTGATGGTGTTCACCTGCCTGGCGCTCAGTGTGTTTTCCACCATCAAGGAGTACGAAGAGGACGCCGTCTACATTCTGTTCCGCATGGAGATCCTGGTCGTTATCTGGTTCACAATGGAGTTCGGAGCTCGACTCTGGTCATCGGGCTGCCGATCGCGATACCAGGGATGCCTGGGTCGACTGAAGTTCGTGAAGCGACCATTCTGTATTATAg ATATTGTCACCATTTTAGCCTCAATTGTAGTATTAGGAATGGGCACCTCGGGCCAGGTGTTCGCCACGAGTGCTTTACGTGGCCTCCGGTTCTTTCAGATCCTTCGGATGGTGCGCATGGATCGGCGGGGCGGCACCTGGAAGCTGCTCGGTTCGGTTGTATACGCACATAGACAG GAGCTGATCACAACCATGTACATAGGGTTCTTAGGTCTAATCTTTGCATCATTCCTGGTCTATATGTGGGAGAAGGACGTCAATGATAAGTTTAGCAATTTCGCCCAAGCCCTCTGGTGGGGTGTG ATCACACTCTGCACGGTGGGCTATGGTGACATGGTGCCGATCACCTGGCAGGGCAAGCTAATTGCCTCCTGCTGTGCCCTTCTGGGAATATCGTTCTTCGCATTGCCAGCG GGCATCCTCGGCAGCGGATTTGCTCTGaaggtgcagcagcagcagcggcagaagCACATGATTCGGCGTCGCCAGCCGGCGGCCACTCTCATCCAGGCCGTGTGGAGATGCTATGCGGCCGACGAGCATTCCGTATCGGTGGCTACGTGGAACATCCACCGGGTGGCTCTGCCCAGTCCGCCAGCTTC ACGGGCGTCATCCAGCTTCAAGCACAACACGTCCTTCGTGGCCCGGCTGCCCACCATCCGGAGGCACAAGAGCCAGACGATACAGACGCCGGGCGGAGGCGACGGCGGCGGAGTGTCCAAGCCGCCGGGCTCGTCAAGGGCCTCCACGAGGTACACCCGCACCATCCGGGACATCAATGCGTCCGTGGAGAATCTGG CTAGCAACCAAAACCTAACGCACAAGCCAATCTCTCTGATTCACAAATTGCCCGCAGATGAGGAGGACGAGCCGCGCTGCACGCAGCTAACCAACCGGCACAAGACCGCCATCAGGTTCATACGCAAG CTCAAGTACTTTGTGGCACGGCGGAAATTCAAGGAGGCCTTGAAACCCTACGACGTCAAGGACGTCATGGAGCAGTACGCAGCCG gtcaCGTGGACTTGTTGGGTCGCGTTAAAATGCTACACTTGCG CTTGGATCAAATCCTGGGCAAACAAGGGTCCAAGGCCAAGGATGTATATGCATCCAAAATAAGCCTAGCCTCCCGCGTGGTTAAAGTCGAGCGGCAG GTCGCTGATATCGAAGAGAAGCTAGACATTCTGATCAAGGCTTACATGGAGGATCGTGATAGATTCCTGGCTCTTCCGCTGCCAGCCAAGCCCAAAATACATTCCATTAGTCCTAGCCACAAGCCCCTGCACCACGCCCACAACCTGGCGATGATCGACGTGTGGAAACGGACCGCGGCGCTCAGTGTGCATCCGGAGCAGGTGACCACCACACCCTTGTTGAATCCCTCGGCGCCGGACAGCTCCGAGCTGCGATCCCTGACAGCCACTCAAACGCCTACCACCACAACCGATGCGATCGCCACACAAACCCCCATGCCGCCGCATATGCAGCATACAGCGACCAATACAAAG TCTTCCGTGCTTAACTCATATCAGTTGGGGTCTgagaagcagcagcacaaTGATGTTTTTATGACTGAATTAGAGAATAGAACCAAAAAACGTGTTACGTTAAG CCTTCATAGATCAACATCGGAGCCGTATAGCAAGCAGGAGCAACGGATCACTATACCCGATGAGGGAGCTGATTCCCTGGACAGCAGTGCAAAGCCTACGCCGCCAGATAGTTCAA TTATATTAATCGACGAGTACGAGGACTTCGAAGAGGAGGATCTTAACTGTGAGGGTGAAATGGATCATTTCCCCACCTGGGAGATCGACAGTGATATTGGCGTAGAAGTCGATGTGGACGCGGATGCCGATGGCGACTGTGATGAGTCCACCGAGGACACGGCACTGCTGCAGTGTGCCACGCGCACCGCCATTGTTATAACACCAATTAGCCCA GTAAGCTCCGCACACAATCTTCAGCAATTAAATGACCAAACTACAACGCttaataaatcaaatttgcTTCCGCCAGACTCTGGCTAg
- the LOC6608471 gene encoding potassium voltage-gated channel subfamily KQT member 1 isoform X11, translated as MDPDNDIYAFYDIRGYKGKCRPGRPNSERILQPRMSLLGKPLNYNRGTRRDVRYRRLQSRLYNFLERPRGLHAIFYHVMVFLMVFTCLALSVFSTIKEYEEDAVYILFRMEILVVIWFTMEFGARLWSSGCRSRYQGCLGRLKFVKRPFCIIDIVTILASIVVLGMGTSGQVFATSALRGLRFFQILRMVRMDRRGGTWKLLGSVVYAHRQELITTMYIGFLGLIFASFLVYMWEKDVNDKFSNFAQALWWGVITLCTVGYGDMVPITWQGKLIASCCALLGISFFALPAGILGSGFALKVQQQQRQKHMIRRRQPAATLIQAVWRCYAADEHSVSVATWNIHRVALPSPPASSENWERLLKNITEYRRASSSFKHNTSFVARLPTIRRHKSQTIQTPGGGDGGGVSKPPGSSRASTRYTRTIRDINASVENLEVVQNGKSMNPSFSEDSVAETTCLKNIKNSDASNQNLTHKPISLIHKLPADEEDEPRCTQLTNRHKTAIRFIRKLKYFVARRKFKEALKPYDVKDVMEQYAAGHVDLLGRVKMLHLRLDQILGKQGSKAKDVYASKISLASRVVKVERQVADIEEKLDILIKAYMEDRDRFLALPLPAKPKIHSISPSHKPLHHAHNLAMIDVWKRTAALSVHPEQVTTTPLLNPSAPDSSELRSLTATQTPTTTTDAIATQTPMPPHMQHTATNTKSSVLNSYQLGSEKQQHNDVFMTELENRTKKRVTLSLHRSTSEPYSKQEQRITIPDEGADSLDSSAKPTPPDSSIILIDEYEDFEEEDLNCEGEMDHFPTWEIDSDIGVEVDVDADADGDCDESTEDTALLQCATRTAIVITPISPVSSAHNLQQLNDQTTTLNKSNLLPPDSG; from the exons ATGGATCCGGACAACGATATTTATGCCTTCTACGACATAAGGGGGTACAAGGG GAAATGTAGACCGGGCAGGCCGAACTCGGAACGAATCCTGCAACCGCGAATGTCACTCCTAGGAAAGCCGCTGAACTACAACCGCGGCACCCGCCGCGATGTTCGCTACCGGCGCCTCCAGAGTCGCCTCTACAACTTCCTGGAGCGGCCGCGCGGCCTGCACGCCATCTTCTACCATGTGATGGT ATTCCTGATGGTGTTCACCTGCCTGGCGCTCAGTGTGTTTTCCACCATCAAGGAGTACGAAGAGGACGCCGTCTACATTCTGTTCCGCATGGAGATCCTGGTCGTTATCTGGTTCACAATGGAGTTCGGAGCTCGACTCTGGTCATCGGGCTGCCGATCGCGATACCAGGGATGCCTGGGTCGACTGAAGTTCGTGAAGCGACCATTCTGTATTATAg ATATTGTCACCATTTTAGCCTCAATTGTAGTATTAGGAATGGGCACCTCGGGCCAGGTGTTCGCCACGAGTGCTTTACGTGGCCTCCGGTTCTTTCAGATCCTTCGGATGGTGCGCATGGATCGGCGGGGCGGCACCTGGAAGCTGCTCGGTTCGGTTGTATACGCACATAGACAG GAGCTGATCACAACCATGTACATAGGGTTCTTAGGTCTAATCTTTGCATCATTCCTGGTCTATATGTGGGAGAAGGACGTCAATGATAAGTTTAGCAATTTCGCCCAAGCCCTCTGGTGGGGTGTG ATCACACTCTGCACGGTGGGCTATGGTGACATGGTGCCGATCACCTGGCAGGGCAAGCTAATTGCCTCCTGCTGTGCCCTTCTGGGAATATCGTTCTTCGCATTGCCAGCG GGCATCCTCGGCAGCGGATTTGCTCTGaaggtgcagcagcagcagcggcagaagCACATGATTCGGCGTCGCCAGCCGGCGGCCACTCTCATCCAGGCCGTGTGGAGATGCTATGCGGCCGACGAGCATTCCGTATCGGTGGCTACGTGGAACATCCACCGGGTGGCTCTGCCCAGTCCGCCAGCTTC TTCTGAAAACTGGGAGCGATTATTAAAAAACATAACTGAATATAG ACGGGCGTCATCCAGCTTCAAGCACAACACGTCCTTCGTGGCCCGGCTGCCCACCATCCGGAGGCACAAGAGCCAGACGATACAGACGCCGGGCGGAGGCGACGGCGGCGGAGTGTCCAAGCCGCCGGGCTCGTCAAGGGCCTCCACGAGGTACACCCGCACCATCCGGGACATCAATGCGTCCGTGGAGAATCTGG AGGTAGTACAAAACGGCAAATCCATGAATCCAAGTTTCAGCGAAGATTCAGTTGCTGAAACCACttgcttaaaaaatattaaaaattcagACG CTAGCAACCAAAACCTAACGCACAAGCCAATCTCTCTGATTCACAAATTGCCCGCAGATGAGGAGGACGAGCCGCGCTGCACGCAGCTAACCAACCGGCACAAGACCGCCATCAGGTTCATACGCAAG CTCAAGTACTTTGTGGCACGGCGGAAATTCAAGGAGGCCTTGAAACCCTACGACGTCAAGGACGTCATGGAGCAGTACGCAGCCG gtcaCGTGGACTTGTTGGGTCGCGTTAAAATGCTACACTTGCG CTTGGATCAAATCCTGGGCAAACAAGGGTCCAAGGCCAAGGATGTATATGCATCCAAAATAAGCCTAGCCTCCCGCGTGGTTAAAGTCGAGCGGCAG GTCGCTGATATCGAAGAGAAGCTAGACATTCTGATCAAGGCTTACATGGAGGATCGTGATAGATTCCTGGCTCTTCCGCTGCCAGCCAAGCCCAAAATACATTCCATTAGTCCTAGCCACAAGCCCCTGCACCACGCCCACAACCTGGCGATGATCGACGTGTGGAAACGGACCGCGGCGCTCAGTGTGCATCCGGAGCAGGTGACCACCACACCCTTGTTGAATCCCTCGGCGCCGGACAGCTCCGAGCTGCGATCCCTGACAGCCACTCAAACGCCTACCACCACAACCGATGCGATCGCCACACAAACCCCCATGCCGCCGCATATGCAGCATACAGCGACCAATACAAAG TCTTCCGTGCTTAACTCATATCAGTTGGGGTCTgagaagcagcagcacaaTGATGTTTTTATGACTGAATTAGAGAATAGAACCAAAAAACGTGTTACGTTAAG CCTTCATAGATCAACATCGGAGCCGTATAGCAAGCAGGAGCAACGGATCACTATACCCGATGAGGGAGCTGATTCCCTGGACAGCAGTGCAAAGCCTACGCCGCCAGATAGTTCAA TTATATTAATCGACGAGTACGAGGACTTCGAAGAGGAGGATCTTAACTGTGAGGGTGAAATGGATCATTTCCCCACCTGGGAGATCGACAGTGATATTGGCGTAGAAGTCGATGTGGACGCGGATGCCGATGGCGACTGTGATGAGTCCACCGAGGACACGGCACTGCTGCAGTGTGCCACGCGCACCGCCATTGTTATAACACCAATTAGCCCA GTAAGCTCCGCACACAATCTTCAGCAATTAAATGACCAAACTACAACGCttaataaatcaaatttgcTTCCGCCAGACTCTGGCTAg
- the LOC6608471 gene encoding potassium voltage-gated channel subfamily KQT member 1 isoform X5 — MDPDNDIYAFYDIRGYKGKCRPGRPNSERILQPRMSLLGKPLNYNRGTRRDVRYRRLQSRLYNFLERPRGLHAIFYHVMVFLMVFTCLALSVFSTIKEYEEDAVYILFRMEILVVIWFTMEFGARLWSSGCRSRYQGCLGRLKFVKRPFCIIDIVTILASIVVLGMGTSGQVFATSALRGLRFFQILRMVRMDRRGGTWKLLGSVVYAHRQELITTMYIGFLGLIFASFLVYMWEKDVNDKFSNFAQALWWGVITLCTVGYGDMVPITWQGKLIASCCALLGISFFALPAGILGSGFALKVQQQQRQKHMIRRRQPAATLIQAVWRCYAADEHSVSVATWNIHRVALPSPPASSENWERLLKNITEYRRASSSFKHNTSFVARLPTIRRHKSQTIQTPGGGDGGGVSKPPGSSRASTRYTRTIRDINASVENLASNQNLTHKPISLIHKLPADEEDEPRCTQLTNRHKTAIRFIRKLKYFVARRKFKEALKPYDVKDVMEQYAAGHVDLLGRVKMLHLRLDQILGKQGSKAKDVYASKISLASRVVKVERQVADIEEKLDILIKAYMEDRDRFLALPLPAKPKIHSISPSHKPLHHAHNLAMIDVWKRTAALSVHPEQVTTTPLLNPSAPDSSELRSLTATQTPTTTTDAIATQTPMPPHMQHTATNTKSSVLNSYQLGSEKQQHNDVFMTELENRTKKRVTLSLHRSTSEPYSKQEQRITIPDEGADSLDSSAKPTPPDSSIILIDEYEDFEEEDLNCEGEMDHFPTWEIDSDIGVEVDVDADADGDCDESTEDTALLQCATRTAIVITPISPVSSAHNLQQLNDQTTTLNKSNLLPPDSG; from the exons ATGGATCCGGACAACGATATTTATGCCTTCTACGACATAAGGGGGTACAAGGG GAAATGTAGACCGGGCAGGCCGAACTCGGAACGAATCCTGCAACCGCGAATGTCACTCCTAGGAAAGCCGCTGAACTACAACCGCGGCACCCGCCGCGATGTTCGCTACCGGCGCCTCCAGAGTCGCCTCTACAACTTCCTGGAGCGGCCGCGCGGCCTGCACGCCATCTTCTACCATGTGATGGT ATTCCTGATGGTGTTCACCTGCCTGGCGCTCAGTGTGTTTTCCACCATCAAGGAGTACGAAGAGGACGCCGTCTACATTCTGTTCCGCATGGAGATCCTGGTCGTTATCTGGTTCACAATGGAGTTCGGAGCTCGACTCTGGTCATCGGGCTGCCGATCGCGATACCAGGGATGCCTGGGTCGACTGAAGTTCGTGAAGCGACCATTCTGTATTATAg ATATTGTCACCATTTTAGCCTCAATTGTAGTATTAGGAATGGGCACCTCGGGCCAGGTGTTCGCCACGAGTGCTTTACGTGGCCTCCGGTTCTTTCAGATCCTTCGGATGGTGCGCATGGATCGGCGGGGCGGCACCTGGAAGCTGCTCGGTTCGGTTGTATACGCACATAGACAG GAGCTGATCACAACCATGTACATAGGGTTCTTAGGTCTAATCTTTGCATCATTCCTGGTCTATATGTGGGAGAAGGACGTCAATGATAAGTTTAGCAATTTCGCCCAAGCCCTCTGGTGGGGTGTG ATCACACTCTGCACGGTGGGCTATGGTGACATGGTGCCGATCACCTGGCAGGGCAAGCTAATTGCCTCCTGCTGTGCCCTTCTGGGAATATCGTTCTTCGCATTGCCAGCG GGCATCCTCGGCAGCGGATTTGCTCTGaaggtgcagcagcagcagcggcagaagCACATGATTCGGCGTCGCCAGCCGGCGGCCACTCTCATCCAGGCCGTGTGGAGATGCTATGCGGCCGACGAGCATTCCGTATCGGTGGCTACGTGGAACATCCACCGGGTGGCTCTGCCCAGTCCGCCAGCTTC TTCTGAAAACTGGGAGCGATTATTAAAAAACATAACTGAATATAG ACGGGCGTCATCCAGCTTCAAGCACAACACGTCCTTCGTGGCCCGGCTGCCCACCATCCGGAGGCACAAGAGCCAGACGATACAGACGCCGGGCGGAGGCGACGGCGGCGGAGTGTCCAAGCCGCCGGGCTCGTCAAGGGCCTCCACGAGGTACACCCGCACCATCCGGGACATCAATGCGTCCGTGGAGAATCTGG CTAGCAACCAAAACCTAACGCACAAGCCAATCTCTCTGATTCACAAATTGCCCGCAGATGAGGAGGACGAGCCGCGCTGCACGCAGCTAACCAACCGGCACAAGACCGCCATCAGGTTCATACGCAAG CTCAAGTACTTTGTGGCACGGCGGAAATTCAAGGAGGCCTTGAAACCCTACGACGTCAAGGACGTCATGGAGCAGTACGCAGCCG gtcaCGTGGACTTGTTGGGTCGCGTTAAAATGCTACACTTGCG CTTGGATCAAATCCTGGGCAAACAAGGGTCCAAGGCCAAGGATGTATATGCATCCAAAATAAGCCTAGCCTCCCGCGTGGTTAAAGTCGAGCGGCAG GTCGCTGATATCGAAGAGAAGCTAGACATTCTGATCAAGGCTTACATGGAGGATCGTGATAGATTCCTGGCTCTTCCGCTGCCAGCCAAGCCCAAAATACATTCCATTAGTCCTAGCCACAAGCCCCTGCACCACGCCCACAACCTGGCGATGATCGACGTGTGGAAACGGACCGCGGCGCTCAGTGTGCATCCGGAGCAGGTGACCACCACACCCTTGTTGAATCCCTCGGCGCCGGACAGCTCCGAGCTGCGATCCCTGACAGCCACTCAAACGCCTACCACCACAACCGATGCGATCGCCACACAAACCCCCATGCCGCCGCATATGCAGCATACAGCGACCAATACAAAG TCTTCCGTGCTTAACTCATATCAGTTGGGGTCTgagaagcagcagcacaaTGATGTTTTTATGACTGAATTAGAGAATAGAACCAAAAAACGTGTTACGTTAAG CCTTCATAGATCAACATCGGAGCCGTATAGCAAGCAGGAGCAACGGATCACTATACCCGATGAGGGAGCTGATTCCCTGGACAGCAGTGCAAAGCCTACGCCGCCAGATAGTTCAA TTATATTAATCGACGAGTACGAGGACTTCGAAGAGGAGGATCTTAACTGTGAGGGTGAAATGGATCATTTCCCCACCTGGGAGATCGACAGTGATATTGGCGTAGAAGTCGATGTGGACGCGGATGCCGATGGCGACTGTGATGAGTCCACCGAGGACACGGCACTGCTGCAGTGTGCCACGCGCACCGCCATTGTTATAACACCAATTAGCCCA GTAAGCTCCGCACACAATCTTCAGCAATTAAATGACCAAACTACAACGCttaataaatcaaatttgcTTCCGCCAGACTCTGGCTAg